From Miscanthus floridulus cultivar M001 chromosome 15, ASM1932011v1, whole genome shotgun sequence, the proteins below share one genomic window:
- the LOC136507179 gene encoding uncharacterized protein: MVYGDSALVINQLNKDWSCSSEKMDAYCTKIRKFEGKFYGIEYHHVVRDQNQLADHLSKLGSSRVVIPPGVFIQDLLAPSIKEDKEVEEVPPVEQLVLAVLSPVADWREQFIKYLTSAEIPVDKIETECLVRQSELYVLVDGSLMRKSAKEGIQQKCITQEERAKLLLEIHSCSCGNHVASRTLVSKAFRASFYWPAAITDEEDLV, translated from the coding sequence atGGTGTACGGGGACTCCGCATTGGTTAttaaccagcttaacaaagactggtcctgttctagcgagaagatggatgcttactgcacTAAAATCAGAAagtttgaaggaaaattctatggtatcgagtatcaccacgtggtacgtgaccaaaatcaactcgctGATCACTTATCCAAGCTTGGTTCTTCTCGCGTTGTGATCCCGCCAGGGGTTTTTattcaagatctcctggcgccgtccattaaagaagataaggaagttgaagaagttcctcctgtcgagcagttggtacttgcagtactttcgccggtcgccgattggagggagcaattcatcaagtacctcaccagcgccgagatACCCGTAGACAAGATTGAAACTGAATGCCTAGTTCGTCAGAGCGagctttacgtgctggtggacggcagcttgatgagaaaaagtgccaaggaagggatacaacagaaatgcatcacccaagaggagagAGCGAAGctgcttcttgaaattcactcttgttcctgcggcaaccatgtggcctcgagaacactggtcagcaaggctttccgagctagtttttattggcccgcagccatcactgatgaagaagatcTTGTCTGA